From a region of the Zingiber officinale cultivar Zhangliang chromosome 4B, Zo_v1.1, whole genome shotgun sequence genome:
- the LOC121977962 gene encoding putative lipid-transfer protein DIR1 yields the protein MANQQMAKAPPALLSVLLPLLLLLYSGSAAAEDKSMCKMNEKGFMACLPSVKSGAPALPPSEKCCAALAKADLPCLCKYKDSPELPQMGIKPDLAKQVPAKCKLNAPTECN from the coding sequence ATGGCGAATCAGCAAATGGCGAAGGCGCCGCCAGCTCTGCTCTCGGTCCTCCTCCCCCTTCTGCTGCTCCTCTACTCTGGCTCCGCCGCGGCAGAGGATAAGAGCATGTGCAAGATGAACGAGAAGGGGTTCATGGCATGCTTGCCGAGCGTGAAAAGCGGGGCCCCGGCGCTGCCGCCGTCGGAAAAGTGCTGCGCCGCGCTGGCCAAGGCGGACCTCCCCTGCCTCTGCAAGTACAAGGACTCGCCGGAGCTGCCGCAGATGGGCATCAAGCCCGATCTCGCCAAGCAGGTGCCCGCCAAGTGCAAACTCAACGCTCCGACTGAATGCAACTAA
- the LOC121977964 gene encoding putative lipid-transfer protein DIR1, translating to MDSPGAVIVLLTVVLLFVTAPATTEAVCNMSQAGADACKPSVTQPNPTPPSAACCKALEAADLKCFCSYKNSPLLPKLGIDPDLAAKLPAKCNLSTPDNC from the coding sequence ATGGATTCTCCGGGAGCAGTAATAGTGCTTCTGACTGTCGTCTTGCTGTTTGTGACGGCGCCGGCGACGACCGAGGCCGTGTGCAACATGTCGCAGGCGGGGGCCGATGCATGCAAGCCGTCGGTGACTCAGCCGAACCCGACGCCGCCATCCGCGGCGTGCTGCAAGGCGCTGGAGGCCGCCGACCTGAAGTGCTTCTGCTCGTACAAGAATTCGCCGCTGCTGCCGAAGCTGGGAATAGACCCGGACCTCGCCGCCAAGCTGCCTGCCAAGTGCAACCTCAGCACGCCCGACAATTGCTGA